One stretch of Rathayibacter festucae DSM 15932 DNA includes these proteins:
- a CDS encoding 16S rRNA (uracil(1498)-N(3))-methyltransferase produces MAHHYIDESLDSGDFVAGGRLELSGAEARHLATVSRIRAGESVRVGDGRGRVAVAVVESAEASRVVLAVESVEEVPAPSPRLVLVQALAKGDRDELAIQAATELGVDEVVPWQAARSVSRWSGVKEEKGRERWRSIVREASKQSLRARVPEVSAVVGLRALVERAATARVLVLEPSAEERLTAIEPDGRDLVLVVGPEGGIAEEELRALADAGAEAVALGDSVLRTSTAGPAAIAVLSARLGRW; encoded by the coding sequence GTGGCGCACCACTACATCGACGAGTCGCTCGACTCCGGGGACTTCGTCGCCGGCGGCCGGCTGGAGCTCTCCGGCGCGGAGGCGCGCCACCTCGCGACCGTGAGCCGGATCCGCGCGGGCGAGAGCGTCCGCGTCGGCGACGGCCGAGGCCGGGTCGCCGTGGCCGTCGTCGAGAGCGCGGAGGCGTCGCGGGTCGTCCTCGCGGTCGAGTCGGTCGAGGAGGTGCCCGCGCCGAGCCCGCGCCTCGTGCTCGTGCAGGCGCTCGCGAAGGGCGACCGCGACGAGCTGGCGATCCAGGCCGCGACCGAGCTCGGCGTGGACGAGGTCGTGCCGTGGCAGGCCGCCCGCTCCGTCTCGCGCTGGTCGGGCGTCAAGGAGGAGAAGGGCCGCGAGCGCTGGCGCAGCATCGTCCGCGAGGCGAGCAAGCAGTCGCTCCGCGCCCGGGTGCCGGAGGTGTCGGCGGTCGTCGGCCTGCGTGCTCTGGTGGAGCGGGCCGCGACGGCGCGCGTGCTCGTGCTCGAGCCCTCGGCCGAGGAGCGGCTCACCGCGATCGAGCCGGACGGGCGCGACCTCGTGCTCGTCGTCGGACCCGAGGGCGGCATCGCGGAGGAGGAGCTGCGCGCGCTCGCCGACGCGGGTGCCGAGGCCGTCGCGCTCGGCGACTCCGTCCTGCGCACCTCCACCGCCGGCCCGGCCGCGATCGCCGTGCTCTCGGCCCGTCTCGGCCGCTGGTGA
- a CDS encoding histidine triad nucleotide-binding protein: MTEPTVFTRIVRGEIPADVVFENERILAIQDIAPKAPVHLLIFPKTPEYANVAELAAGDPELLAEMAVVAQTLADAHSNGQFRLVFNSGEEAGQTVFHVHAHVLGGHLTEGSLATG; this comes from the coding sequence ATGACCGAGCCCACTGTCTTCACGCGCATCGTCCGCGGCGAGATCCCCGCCGACGTGGTGTTCGAGAACGAGCGGATCCTCGCGATCCAGGACATCGCGCCGAAGGCGCCCGTCCACCTGCTGATCTTCCCGAAGACCCCCGAGTACGCGAACGTCGCCGAGCTCGCCGCGGGCGATCCGGAGCTCCTCGCCGAGATGGCCGTCGTCGCGCAGACCCTGGCCGACGCGCACAGCAACGGCCAGTTCCGCCTCGTCTTCAACTCCGGCGAAGAGGCCGGTCAGACCGTGTTCCACGTCCACGCCCACGTCCTGGGCGGCCACCTGACGGAAGGCTCCCTTGCCACCGGTTGA
- a CDS encoding PhoH family protein, translated as MVRLLGPQDRLIRAVESRFPDVRVHVRGNEVTLDGEGAPVAAAARLVEELVLMTAGGHDLDPEGVRESARILENGGPVRPADAFGQAILTARGKSIRPKTLGQREYVDAVDQNTIVFGIGPAGTGKTYLAMAKAVQSLQRKEVERIILTRPAVEAGERLGYLPGSLTDKIDPYLRPLYDALNEMMDPEIVPKLLAAGTIEVAPLAYMRGRTLNSSFVVLDEAQNTTPEQMKMFLTRLGFGSKMVITGDITQVDLPAGSSGLRLVTRVLDDIEDIHFARLTSEDVVRHSLVGRIVDAYTEYDQQKQAQSFEREQAREFAARAERRAATRSTGDAQPKRPRA; from the coding sequence ATGGTGCGCCTCCTCGGACCCCAGGACCGCCTCATCCGGGCGGTCGAATCGCGATTCCCCGACGTCCGGGTGCACGTGCGCGGCAACGAGGTGACCCTCGACGGCGAGGGCGCCCCCGTCGCCGCGGCGGCGCGCCTGGTGGAAGAACTGGTGCTCATGACGGCAGGCGGCCACGACCTCGACCCGGAGGGCGTGCGCGAGTCCGCGCGCATCCTCGAGAACGGCGGGCCGGTGCGACCCGCGGACGCGTTCGGCCAGGCCATCCTCACGGCGCGCGGGAAGAGCATCCGCCCGAAGACCCTGGGGCAGCGCGAGTACGTCGACGCCGTCGACCAGAACACGATCGTCTTCGGCATCGGCCCGGCCGGCACCGGAAAGACCTACCTCGCGATGGCCAAGGCGGTGCAGTCCCTGCAGCGCAAGGAGGTCGAGCGGATCATCCTCACTCGCCCCGCGGTCGAGGCGGGGGAGCGGCTGGGCTACCTGCCCGGCTCGCTCACCGACAAGATCGACCCGTACCTGCGCCCGCTCTACGACGCGCTGAACGAGATGATGGACCCGGAGATCGTGCCGAAGCTGCTCGCGGCGGGCACGATCGAGGTCGCGCCGCTCGCCTACATGCGCGGCCGCACGCTGAACTCCTCGTTCGTCGTGCTCGACGAGGCGCAGAACACGACGCCGGAGCAGATGAAGATGTTCCTCACCCGCCTCGGCTTCGGCTCGAAGATGGTGATCACGGGCGACATCACCCAGGTCGACCTCCCCGCCGGCTCCAGCGGACTCCGTCTGGTGACCCGGGTGCTCGACGACATCGAGGACATCCACTTCGCCCGGCTGACCAGCGAGGACGTGGTCCGTCACAGCCTCGTCGGCCGGATCGTCGACGCGTACACCGAGTACGACCAGCAGAAGCAGGCGCAGAGCTTCGAGCGCGAGCAGGCCCGCGAGTTCGCGGCCCGCGCCGAGCGCCGGGCGGCCACCCGCTCGACCGGCGACGCGCAGCCCAAGCGCCCGCGCGCCTGA
- the ybeY gene encoding rRNA maturation RNase YbeY, whose translation MSIEINNESSIPVDEATLLRLAGYALDSMHVHPDAELAIVLVDEGAMEQLHVQWMDEPGPTDVLSFPMDELRPGTEDEPTPAGLLGDIVLCPQVAQSQAEAAGHSVLDELLLLTAHGLLHLLGFDHAEPEEEREMFGIQRDILVGFHISERRR comes from the coding sequence GTGAGCATCGAGATCAACAACGAGTCGAGCATCCCCGTGGACGAGGCGACCCTGCTGCGCCTCGCGGGCTATGCGCTCGACTCGATGCACGTGCACCCCGACGCCGAGCTCGCGATCGTGCTGGTCGACGAGGGCGCGATGGAGCAGCTGCACGTGCAGTGGATGGACGAGCCCGGCCCGACCGACGTGCTGAGCTTCCCGATGGACGAGCTGCGCCCCGGCACCGAGGACGAGCCGACCCCTGCCGGCCTGCTCGGCGACATCGTGCTCTGCCCGCAGGTGGCGCAGAGCCAGGCCGAGGCCGCCGGCCACTCCGTGCTCGACGAGCTGCTGCTGCTCACGGCCCACGGGCTGCTGCACCTGCTCGGCTTCGACCACGCGGAGCCCGAGGAGGAGCGCGAGATGTTCGGCATCCAGCGCGACATCCTCGTCGGGTTCCACATCAGCGAGCGACGCCGCTAG
- a CDS encoding hemolysin family protein yields MLTVQLLIAALGLVALGGWLAATDAALGVLSRSDVLEMANHSRSSRALRAIAGDMSAHVNVVNFTRIAAETTAAVFVTTVLVVVVDALWLALLLAILIMAAVSFVLVGSSPRSVGRAHARAVLGSSASLVHVLRVALGPIAHGLVALGNRVTPGTGRSAGFSSEEQLLSMVDEATEQSVLEQDDRELIHSIFEFNDTLVREVMVPRTDMVTIEAGASVGAGMGLLLSRGISRLPVIGDGVDDVLGVLYLRDVARHTYERPDDDDSAADLARPALFVPESKKADELLRQMQLESNHLAMVVDEYGGIAGLVTLEDLIEELVGDISDEYDREVDLFEETEPGVYRVSARLPVDELGELFDLELEDDDVDSVGGLLTKAYGRLPERGATARIDGVILEAEQADPRRGTISTVIVRRDPDYDPSGETGTGPVAIVAETDHQDEDAR; encoded by the coding sequence GTGCTCACCGTCCAGCTCCTCATCGCGGCCCTCGGCCTCGTCGCCCTCGGCGGCTGGCTCGCCGCCACCGACGCCGCCCTCGGTGTGCTCTCGCGCAGCGACGTCCTCGAGATGGCGAACCACTCGCGCAGCTCCCGCGCCCTGCGGGCCATCGCCGGCGACATGAGCGCGCACGTCAACGTCGTCAACTTCACCCGGATCGCGGCCGAGACCACCGCCGCGGTCTTCGTCACCACCGTGCTCGTCGTCGTGGTCGACGCCCTCTGGCTGGCGCTCCTGCTCGCGATCCTGATCATGGCGGCCGTCTCGTTCGTGCTCGTCGGCTCCAGCCCGCGCAGCGTCGGGCGCGCCCACGCCCGCGCGGTGCTCGGCTCCAGCGCCTCGCTCGTGCACGTGCTGCGGGTCGCGCTCGGCCCGATCGCGCACGGCCTCGTCGCGCTGGGCAACCGGGTCACCCCGGGCACCGGCCGCTCGGCCGGCTTCTCCTCCGAGGAGCAGCTGCTGAGCATGGTCGACGAGGCGACCGAGCAGTCGGTCCTCGAGCAGGACGACCGCGAGCTCATCCACTCGATCTTCGAGTTCAACGACACGCTGGTGCGCGAGGTGATGGTGCCGCGGACCGACATGGTGACGATCGAGGCCGGGGCGTCGGTCGGCGCCGGCATGGGACTCCTGCTCAGCCGCGGCATCTCCCGGCTGCCCGTCATCGGCGACGGCGTCGACGACGTGCTCGGCGTGCTCTACCTCCGCGACGTCGCCCGGCACACCTACGAGCGCCCGGACGACGACGACTCGGCGGCCGACCTCGCCCGCCCCGCGCTGTTCGTGCCGGAGTCGAAGAAGGCCGACGAGCTGCTGCGCCAGATGCAGCTCGAGTCCAACCACCTCGCCATGGTGGTGGACGAGTACGGCGGCATCGCCGGGCTGGTCACGCTCGAGGACCTGATCGAGGAGCTCGTCGGCGACATCTCGGACGAGTACGACCGCGAGGTCGACCTCTTCGAGGAGACCGAGCCGGGGGTCTACCGCGTCTCGGCGCGGCTGCCCGTCGACGAGCTGGGCGAGCTGTTCGACCTCGAACTCGAGGACGACGACGTCGACTCGGTCGGCGGACTGCTCACCAAGGCCTACGGCCGCCTGCCCGAGCGGGGCGCGACCGCCCGGATCGACGGGGTGATCCTCGAGGCCGAGCAGGCGGATCCCCGCCGCGGCACCATCTCGACCGTCATCGTGCGGCGCGATCCCGACTACGATCCCTCAGGCGAGACCGGCACCGGACCGGTCGCGATCGTCGCCGAGACAGACCACCAGGACGAGGACGCACGATGA
- the era gene encoding GTPase Era → MTDPSTPTTPYRAGFVSFVGRPNVGKSTLTNALVGEKIAITSSKPQTTRRAIRGIVHRPDGQLIVVDTPGIHRPRTLLGERLNSLVTSTLGDVDVIGMLFPADEPIGPGDRFINEQLEAFPRARKVAIVSKVDLSSKKSVAKQLLAVSELREWDTIVPISAVTAEQLDVLAVELLRLMPVSPALYPEEAVTDEDTGSRIAEFIREAALEGVSDELPHSLAVTLDDMVEREDGSFIDIYANVFVERDSQKGIIIGKGGQRLREVGAVSREQIERLLGRRVFLSIRVKVAKEWQRDPKLLGRLGF, encoded by the coding sequence ATGACCGACCCCAGCACTCCCACGACCCCCTACCGGGCGGGCTTCGTGTCGTTCGTGGGCCGCCCGAACGTCGGCAAGTCCACGCTCACCAACGCGCTGGTCGGCGAGAAGATCGCCATCACCAGCTCCAAGCCGCAGACCACGCGGCGCGCCATCCGCGGCATCGTGCACCGCCCCGACGGCCAGCTCATCGTGGTGGACACCCCGGGCATCCACCGCCCGCGCACCCTGCTCGGCGAGCGGCTGAACTCCCTCGTCACCTCGACCCTCGGCGACGTCGACGTGATCGGGATGCTCTTCCCGGCCGACGAGCCGATCGGCCCCGGCGACCGCTTCATCAACGAGCAGCTCGAGGCCTTCCCGCGCGCCCGCAAGGTCGCGATCGTCTCCAAGGTCGACCTCTCCTCGAAGAAGTCGGTCGCGAAGCAGCTGCTCGCCGTCTCCGAGCTGCGCGAGTGGGACACCATCGTGCCGATCTCCGCGGTCACCGCGGAGCAGCTCGACGTGCTCGCGGTCGAGCTGCTGCGCCTCATGCCGGTCTCGCCCGCGCTCTACCCCGAGGAGGCCGTGACCGATGAGGACACCGGCTCGCGCATCGCGGAGTTCATCCGCGAGGCCGCGCTCGAGGGCGTCTCGGACGAGCTGCCGCACTCGCTCGCCGTGACCCTCGACGACATGGTCGAGCGCGAGGACGGCTCCTTCATCGACATCTACGCGAACGTCTTCGTGGAGCGCGACAGCCAGAAGGGCATCATCATCGGCAAGGGCGGTCAGCGCCTGCGCGAGGTGGGCGCCGTGTCGCGCGAGCAGATCGAGCGGCTACTCGGCCGGCGCGTGTTCCTCTCCATCCGGGTGAAGGTCGCCAAGGAGTGGCAGCGCGACCCGAAGCTGCTCGGCCGCCTCGGCTTCTGA
- a CDS encoding sensor histidine kinase: MRALLDRPATLPIAGALLGVLHLGLSAAGLIAPEHLSGGLLIALGLGLAAFLPALAPSLVAVGMVTGGGIPLLGVPVDGVLVGLLVLWSTARRLGPWTRTLTLVGALLLAGVAGLVAALSGTEQLLPQEASADQVLLFRAVTALVVAALLAGLEVLVWRAGVRRPVGPDDRIDALVVRVAGPQDGFAVGAAGWQALLLLLISTVPFAAPDGSLQPVVGGVLAVALVLHRRAPALSLTIAWGGALLQMGLQLAPGPADLAILAVLFGTGASERRRVRAAGAVSAVLGAIVAVVYLIIVFRLVQSIPSPILTGGAVFGGILATLGLSWTVGLLSRSVRRAREGQTLRAEAERERAAAQRELDTVEERNRIARDMHDVVAHSLAVVIAQADGARYLGASSPAQTDAALLTISSVARDALGDVRVLLAQLRHSQSDGPQPEARDLPALLESVSRAGTQLRSELEVDLETVPRGIGLALYRIVQEATTNALRHGRPGSPLDVALRRESGEIVLTVRNARCADAEAAARVPGEGHGLVGMRERAALVGGVLRAGPDGDDFVVDARLPAPSSTALPVASGGHPA; this comes from the coding sequence ATGCGTGCGCTCCTGGATCGTCCGGCGACGCTCCCGATCGCGGGAGCCCTGCTCGGGGTCCTCCACCTCGGACTGAGCGCGGCCGGCCTGATCGCGCCGGAGCACCTCAGCGGCGGCCTGCTGATCGCGCTCGGCCTCGGCCTCGCGGCCTTCCTGCCGGCCCTCGCGCCGTCCCTGGTCGCTGTCGGGATGGTCACCGGCGGCGGGATCCCGCTCCTCGGCGTGCCGGTGGACGGTGTCCTCGTGGGCCTGCTCGTCCTCTGGTCCACGGCGCGCCGGCTCGGGCCCTGGACGCGGACGCTGACCCTCGTCGGCGCCCTCCTGCTCGCGGGCGTCGCCGGGCTGGTCGCCGCGCTGAGCGGGACCGAGCAGCTGCTGCCGCAGGAGGCGAGCGCAGACCAGGTCCTGCTCTTCCGCGCCGTCACGGCGCTGGTCGTCGCCGCCCTCCTCGCCGGCCTGGAGGTCCTCGTCTGGCGCGCCGGGGTGCGGCGGCCGGTCGGTCCCGACGACAGGATCGATGCCCTCGTGGTACGGGTCGCCGGTCCGCAGGACGGCTTCGCCGTCGGAGCGGCGGGCTGGCAGGCGCTCCTCCTGCTGCTGATCTCGACCGTGCCGTTCGCGGCGCCCGACGGCTCGCTCCAGCCGGTCGTCGGCGGAGTGCTGGCGGTCGCGCTGGTCCTGCACCGCCGGGCGCCGGCGCTCTCCCTCACGATCGCCTGGGGCGGGGCGCTCCTGCAGATGGGTCTGCAGCTGGCACCGGGTCCGGCCGACCTCGCGATCCTCGCGGTGCTCTTCGGCACCGGCGCGTCCGAGCGGCGCCGGGTGCGCGCGGCGGGGGCCGTCTCCGCGGTGCTCGGCGCGATCGTGGCCGTCGTCTACCTGATCATCGTCTTCCGGCTCGTCCAGTCCATCCCCTCGCCGATCCTGACCGGGGGAGCGGTGTTCGGCGGGATCCTCGCCACGCTCGGCCTCTCCTGGACGGTCGGCCTGCTCTCCCGCTCGGTGCGGCGAGCGCGCGAGGGGCAGACCCTCCGCGCCGAGGCCGAGCGCGAGCGCGCGGCGGCGCAGCGCGAGCTGGACACGGTCGAGGAGCGCAACCGCATCGCCCGCGACATGCACGACGTCGTCGCGCACTCGCTCGCCGTCGTGATCGCGCAGGCGGACGGCGCCCGCTACCTCGGTGCGTCCAGCCCGGCGCAGACGGACGCCGCCCTGCTCACCATCTCCTCGGTCGCCCGCGACGCGCTCGGCGACGTCCGCGTCCTCCTGGCTCAGCTCCGGCACAGCCAGAGCGACGGACCGCAGCCGGAGGCGCGCGACCTGCCGGCGCTGCTCGAGAGCGTCTCCCGAGCCGGGACGCAGCTGCGGTCCGAGCTCGAGGTCGACCTCGAGACCGTGCCGCGCGGCATCGGCCTCGCGCTCTACCGCATCGTGCAGGAGGCGACGACGAACGCGCTCCGGCACGGCCGGCCCGGCTCCCCGCTCGACGTCGCGCTCCGCCGGGAGTCCGGCGAGATCGTCCTCACCGTCCGCAACGCGCGCTGCGCCGACGCGGAGGCCGCCGCTCGCGTGCCCGGGGAGGGGCACGGGCTCGTCGGGATGCGCGAGCGCGCCGCTCTCGTCGGCGGCGTCCTCCGCGCCGGCCCCGACGGCGACGACTTCGTAGTCGACGCGCGCCTGCCCGCCCCCTCTTCCACCGCCCTGCCCGTCGCCTCTGGAGGCCACCCCGCATGA
- a CDS encoding response regulator, which translates to MTDTIRLVLVDDQALFRAGIRMLLSSQPDLEVVGEASDGAEGAELVGRLAPDVVLMDIRMPGVDGIESTRLILADAAEKGVEPPRILVLTTFDLDEAAARAIRAGASGFLLKDTEPGFLLASVRTVHAGTAVVAASATRELFEHFGAPGSGRETPAAFGTLTDREREIFHLAARGLSNTEIARAEFLSEATVKTHISRTLGKLGLRDRVQLVVYAYENGLVA; encoded by the coding sequence ATGACCGACACCATCCGCCTCGTCCTCGTCGACGACCAGGCGCTCTTCCGCGCCGGCATCCGCATGCTGCTCAGCTCCCAGCCGGACCTCGAGGTGGTCGGCGAGGCGTCGGACGGCGCGGAGGGCGCGGAGCTCGTCGGCCGGCTGGCCCCGGACGTGGTGCTGATGGACATCCGGATGCCGGGGGTCGACGGCATCGAGTCGACGCGCCTGATCCTCGCCGACGCCGCGGAGAAGGGCGTGGAGCCGCCGCGCATCCTGGTGCTCACCACCTTCGACCTGGACGAGGCGGCCGCCCGCGCGATCCGCGCCGGGGCGAGCGGCTTCCTGCTCAAGGACACGGAGCCGGGCTTCCTGCTCGCCTCCGTCCGCACCGTGCACGCCGGCACCGCGGTCGTCGCCGCCTCCGCGACGCGGGAGCTCTTCGAGCACTTCGGCGCGCCGGGGAGCGGCCGCGAGACTCCCGCCGCGTTCGGCACGCTGACCGACCGGGAGCGCGAGATCTTCCACCTCGCCGCGCGCGGCCTCAGCAACACCGAGATCGCCCGGGCGGAGTTCCTCAGCGAGGCCACGGTCAAGACGCACATCAGCCGCACGCTCGGCAAGCTCGGGCTGCGCGACCGGGTGCAGCTGGTCGTCTACGCCTACGAGAACGGGCTCGTCGCCTGA
- the leuA gene encoding 2-isopropylmalate synthase produces MKNTQKPSSLPIGKYKPFHEQIVVELPDRTWPAKRITTAPRWCAVDLRDGNQALIDPMSPERKRIMFDLLVRMGYKEIEVGFPSASQTDFDFVRSLIEEDAIPEDVTIQVLTQARDHLIERTYESIRGARQAIVHLYNSTSVLQREVVFRKDRQGIIDIALAGARKCREMEASVPGTAVYYEYSPESYTGTELDFAREICDRVVEVFEPTPDRKVILNLPATVEMATPNVYADSIEWMCRNLAQRENIIVSLHPHNDRGTAVAAAELGYLAGADRIEGCLFGNGERTGNVDLVALGVNLFTQGIDPQIDFSDMDGIKRTAEYCNQLAVPERSPWAGDLVFTAFSGSHQDAIKKGFEAMEAEAERTGVSRDELTWAVPYLPVDPKDLGRSYEAVIRVNSQSGKGGVAYLLKTDHALDLPRRLQIEFSAVVQAKTDAEGGEVTSEQIWTIFQDEYLPAPAHRAEDKWGRFELARTSTSSDLGGSIALDAVLRVGDETVTASATGNGPINAFEAVLAQHGVEVRVFDYVEHALSAGGDALAASYVECSVNGRTLWGVGVDADISTASLKAIVSAVNRALREEAPDRELATASA; encoded by the coding sequence ATGAAGAACACCCAGAAGCCGTCGTCGCTGCCGATCGGCAAGTACAAGCCGTTCCACGAGCAGATCGTCGTGGAGCTGCCCGACCGCACCTGGCCGGCCAAGCGCATCACCACGGCGCCGCGCTGGTGCGCCGTCGACCTCCGCGACGGCAACCAGGCGCTGATCGATCCGATGAGCCCCGAGCGCAAGCGGATCATGTTCGATCTCCTGGTCCGGATGGGCTACAAGGAGATCGAGGTCGGCTTCCCGAGCGCCAGCCAGACCGACTTCGACTTCGTCCGCAGCCTCATCGAGGAGGACGCGATCCCGGAGGACGTCACCATCCAGGTGCTGACTCAGGCCCGCGACCATCTGATCGAGCGCACCTACGAGTCGATCCGCGGCGCCCGCCAGGCGATCGTGCACCTCTACAACTCGACCAGCGTGCTGCAGCGCGAGGTCGTCTTCCGCAAGGACCGCCAGGGCATCATCGACATCGCCCTCGCCGGCGCGCGCAAGTGCCGCGAGATGGAGGCGTCCGTCCCCGGCACCGCCGTGTACTACGAGTACTCGCCCGAGAGCTACACCGGCACCGAGCTCGACTTCGCCCGCGAGATCTGCGACCGCGTGGTCGAGGTCTTCGAGCCGACCCCGGACCGCAAGGTCATCCTCAACCTGCCCGCCACCGTCGAGATGGCGACGCCCAACGTCTACGCCGACTCGATCGAGTGGATGTGCCGGAACCTCGCCCAGCGCGAGAACATCATCGTCTCGCTGCACCCGCACAACGACCGCGGCACGGCAGTCGCCGCGGCCGAGCTGGGCTACCTGGCCGGCGCGGACCGCATCGAGGGCTGCCTCTTCGGCAACGGCGAGCGCACCGGCAACGTCGACCTGGTCGCGCTGGGCGTCAACCTGTTCACCCAGGGCATCGACCCGCAGATCGACTTCAGCGACATGGACGGCATCAAGCGCACGGCCGAGTACTGCAACCAGCTGGCCGTGCCCGAGCGCAGCCCCTGGGCCGGCGACCTGGTCTTCACCGCGTTCAGCGGCTCGCACCAGGACGCCATCAAGAAGGGCTTCGAGGCGATGGAGGCCGAGGCCGAGCGCACCGGCGTCAGCCGCGACGAGCTGACCTGGGCGGTGCCGTACCTGCCGGTGGACCCGAAGGACCTCGGCCGCTCCTACGAGGCGGTCATCCGCGTCAACTCGCAGTCCGGCAAGGGCGGCGTCGCGTACCTGCTGAAGACCGACCACGCGCTGGACCTGCCGCGCCGCCTGCAGATCGAGTTCTCCGCGGTCGTGCAGGCCAAGACGGACGCCGAGGGCGGCGAGGTCACCAGCGAGCAGATCTGGACGATCTTCCAGGACGAGTACCTGCCTGCGCCCGCGCACCGCGCCGAGGACAAGTGGGGCCGCTTCGAGCTGGCCCGCACGAGCACCTCGAGCGACCTGGGCGGCTCGATCGCCCTCGACGCCGTGCTGCGAGTCGGCGACGAGACGGTCACCGCGAGCGCGACCGGCAACGGCCCGATCAACGCCTTCGAGGCGGTGCTGGCCCAGCACGGCGTCGAGGTCCGCGTCTTCGACTACGTCGAGCACGCTCTCAGCGCCGGCGGCGACGCGCTGGCCGCCTCCTACGTCGAGTGCTCGGTGAACGGCCGCACCCTCTGGGGCGTGGGCGTCGACGCCGACATCTCGACCGCCTCCCTGAAGGCCATCGTCTCGGCCGTCAACCGCGCCCTCCGCGAGGAGGCCCCGGACCGCGAGCTGGCGACGGCCTCGGCCTGA
- a CDS encoding NAD(P)/FAD-dependent oxidoreductase: protein MTAAGTTTDRHDVLIIGGGNAGLSVAGRLRRYGVADVAVIEPRETHLYQPMFSHVAGGTAPASKATRPQGSVTPKGVTWIRDRVEAIDPAAKTVVLASGRRVGYGDLVVCPGIQKDWDAVPGLTEAMASPVGVSNYEFDYARKASSVLRGVRSGTVVFTQPSGPGTCSGASQKPMYLACDYWRETGVLADIRVVLVVPTPTMFGMPLIDAELERKVAEYGIDVRYSRELVEVDAEKRTVVIAGEDGRRAQLGVDHDGGHVGSEQRETLSYDVLHAVPPQSAPDWLAGTGLVAEGSTGGFVEVDPLTLRHPRHPEVWALGDAAATTNSKSGGALRQQTKTLAKNLVAARKGKPLPQVYNGYSVCPFVVSRSTVVFAEFDDRYRPKPTVPFWKGLAKERRLTFLADRYLLPWVYWNLILQGRA from the coding sequence ATGACCGCTGCGGGCACCACGACCGACCGACACGACGTGCTGATCATCGGCGGGGGGAACGCGGGGCTCTCGGTCGCCGGGCGCCTCCGCCGCTACGGGGTGGCGGACGTCGCGGTGATCGAGCCGCGCGAGACGCACCTCTACCAGCCGATGTTCTCCCACGTCGCCGGTGGCACCGCTCCCGCCTCGAAGGCGACCCGACCGCAGGGCTCGGTGACGCCGAAGGGAGTCACCTGGATCCGCGATCGGGTGGAGGCGATCGATCCCGCCGCGAAGACGGTCGTCCTCGCCTCCGGTCGGCGGGTCGGCTACGGCGACCTCGTCGTCTGCCCCGGCATCCAGAAGGACTGGGACGCGGTGCCCGGGCTGACGGAGGCGATGGCGTCGCCGGTCGGCGTCTCGAACTACGAGTTCGACTACGCGCGGAAGGCGTCGAGCGTGCTCCGCGGTGTCCGCTCCGGCACGGTCGTCTTCACCCAGCCGAGCGGCCCGGGCACCTGCTCGGGCGCCTCGCAGAAGCCGATGTACCTGGCCTGCGACTACTGGCGCGAGACCGGCGTGCTCGCCGACATCCGTGTCGTGCTCGTCGTGCCGACTCCCACGATGTTCGGCATGCCGCTGATCGACGCGGAGCTCGAGCGCAAGGTGGCGGAGTACGGGATCGACGTGCGCTACAGCCGCGAGCTGGTCGAGGTGGACGCCGAGAAGCGGACGGTCGTCATCGCGGGCGAGGACGGCCGCCGCGCGCAGCTGGGTGTCGACCACGACGGCGGGCACGTCGGCTCCGAGCAGCGGGAGACGCTCTCCTACGACGTCCTGCACGCGGTGCCGCCGCAGTCCGCGCCGGACTGGCTCGCGGGCACCGGACTCGTGGCGGAGGGGAGCACGGGCGGCTTCGTCGAGGTCGACCCGCTCACGCTGCGCCACCCCCGGCACCCCGAGGTCTGGGCGCTCGGCGACGCCGCGGCCACCACCAACTCGAAGTCGGGTGGCGCGCTCCGGCAGCAGACGAAGACCCTGGCGAAGAACCTCGTCGCCGCCCGCAAGGGGAAGCCGCTCCCCCAGGTCTACAACGGCTACTCGGTCTGCCCCTTCGTCGTCTCGCGCTCGACCGTCGTCTTCGCCGAGTTCGACGACCGCTACCGCCCGAAGCCGACCGTCCCCTTCTGGAAGGGTCTCGCCAAGGAGCGCCGCCTCACCTTCCTCGCCGACCGCTACCTGCTCCCCTGGGTCTACTGGAACCTCATCCTGCAGGGCCGCGCCTGA